AATATCCTTCTGTTAGTTCTTTCAAATATTCAATATAATTTTTATAATAATTTTTGCCGAGTTCTAATAATTGCTCATTGCCTTCATTTTCACTTTTAATTTTTGCACTATTGACGGGTAATTTTTTTGATGATATATCAGAAGCGATTGCGTCATAAGATTTACTGCCATCTAAAATTTGATCAATCCATATGCGTTCGCCTTCTAAATATGCCATATGTTTATCTACTTCTGCTAAATGTTGATAACAATCGATGGATTGATATAACGCATTTTTGGCACTATTAAGTTTACGTTCTATCAATTTATCCATCATCTTAAAATATTCATGTTGTTCATCAATATCTTTATATGGCTGATTTAATTGCTCGAGCCATTCAAATGGATGTGCATGCGCAATACTGAAGCGATATAAACGTTTTAATAATTCCCTTAACGAATCATCTGATCGATCATTTGAAAGGTGCTCTACTAATGCTAAGAAATGTGTATCATTCTGTTCATAATAGGTTTCTAATACATCATCAATGGCTTGATCTAACAATACGATACCTTCAACTTCACTGGCCGTTCTGAAATTTGGATCAATATCTATTTCATCGTAATGTGATTTTATTAAAGCTAAACAAAAACTATGCAATGTCGATATTTGAGCTTGATGAATTTTAATTCTTTGTGATTTCAAATGCTCGTCTTCAGGATGCTTCACACTTTCTCTTTGTATCGCTGCATTGACCCTTGCTTTCATTTCACGCGCACTTGCATTCGTAAATGTCACGACTAAGAGTCTATTTACATCTTGTTGATTACGCATAATTTTCTGAATGATACGTTCGACTAACACAGCTGTTTTACCACTGCCCGCTGCAGCTGCAACGAGTGTATCTTGTCCTTGAGTATATATGGCACGCCATTGGTCATCCGTCCATTGCGCATCTACAGGTTTCACTGGTATTGTCATTCATCTTCCTCCTCTCTTAAAAGACTGATTAACTCATCTTTACTCAATGTATGATCAATTTCTCTATATTGCTCAGTATCCGTTATAGGATCAATGTGGCATACTGATTTATATTCACAAAATTGACAAGGTAACCGCTTCTGATATTTCATAGGTGCAACTTCAGTATGCCCGTCCATAATTTGAGTGGCCGTTTCAACAAAGTTCTCTCTATTCTTATCAATTAATTTATAGAATAATTCTTCATCCAATGCTTTACTATAACTATATAATTCACCATTTTTCTTTCTAGTAACTGGAATCATATCTGATTTGAGTTGCTCTTCCAATTTATAGTCCAGCGCTTCTACTACTTCAGGATTTTTATTTACGTATCCATCCATTTTGAATTTCTCTATTGTTTGCTTTTGAATTTCTTCAACTGCTGGTATATCGCCCCATCGTTTTGCTTTAATTTCTGGTTCATGCACATGGAAGTATAACAATGCACCTGGTGAAACTTGAGGTTGTAATTTTAAAATTTCTTTATTTTGCAATACAACATCTAAGTAAGTAAACATTTGCATTTGCATGCCATATAATACTTTAGTTAAATCTAAACTTGTTTCAGAAGATTTATAGTCAATGATTGAAACATAATCTTGTTCTTTAGCTTTATATACATCTAAACGGTCAATTTGTCCGCGAATATTGATTGGCACATGACGTTTTGTCTCTAGTGGTGTTGTTTTCAATTGATGGTTCGCTGTAGATCCAAAGTTGAGTTCAAATTGATACGCTTTAAATTTCGAATGGCCCGTTTGATATTTCATTGCCTCTAATGTTGATTTAAGTATATTTTGTATTCTTAATTTTAAGTATCTGTAATGTGCTGTTCGATTTAATAAATCAAATTGGATTTTAGGTAAACTTTCATCAATCGCTTCATTAATTAAACGCATCATGTTTTGAGTTGATAATTTACTAAAGTCACCATTGACTTCATCAGAAATATACTTCAACGTTTGATGGAATATATTACCGATATCAACACTTTGAATTTGATATTTCGACCGTTCATTTAATCTCAATCCGTGTGAAACATAATGTTTAAATGGACATTGATTATATGTTTCAAACCTTGAAACACTTGCATTAATTTTATCACCATATAATTGTTCAGAAACATCATTATTTAACTGAACGGTGTCATTCTTATAAGTCAATGCTGACGCTAAAAATTGCATAGTATGATCTAAATGATGCAGTGATTGCGAAGCATGAAAAGCATCTAACCAAATATCATTTACAATTTCATCATTTAACCAATCGTTAAGTTGTTCAAAGATATGCATTTGACTTTGATGTTCATGTTCAATCAGTTGGATTGGATTTGTTTCAATATTTTCTTTTAATGACTGTACTTTTAAATCTGTAAACAATGACTCTATTGTTTCGATAAATGGACTTTTCTCTCTTACTTCTCCACTATCTGACATCAAGCTATATGTAAACACAACATCCCGTTTCGCTCTCGTCATTGCGATGTAACATACAAACGCTTCATCCATTTGTAAAATATCACTCGTTGGACTCAATTCTAAACCGCTTGATTCTGCCAATTCTTTTTTCTCGTCGTCAGTAAGTAACAACATTTGATTGGATGCTTTAGGTAATACGCCATCATTCATACCTAATAGAAATACAATTTCTTTGTTGTCTACTTTTGCTAAATCCATATTCCCTACTGTAACTTCATCAAGCGTTTGAGGAATCATTGAGAATTCTAATTCATCCATACCTCTATCCAGTATTTCAATATATTCATTTAAAGATAATGATGTGTTACCTAACACTTCTACAATATCATCGAATATACGAATCGTACCTTGCCACACTTGGTCAATTTGTTCAGCTTCTTCAAATTGATGTTTAATTTCTAGTTCATCTCTTAATGTCATTAAATGTGTTGGTAATTCAAATTGTTCAATGATGTCATATAAATTCATCGTAAATTGTTCAACCGTATCGCATTCTGATAATGCTTGTGCTAATCTTTCCACTTTGTTAACGACAAAATCTTTTAATTGAATGACACTTTGTATTGTTTTTTGGTCTTCTTCAGTTATAGATGACGCTTCTTTTTTGAGTGTTTTTTTGCCTAATTTTTCAAATGATTCAATTGTGAAGTAATCTGGATTTGTCCATCTACGACCAGATATTCCCCGTTCAAATGCATAATTTTCTAGAATATCAATTAAGTAATCTGCATTTGGAATATGGCTCGTCAATATTCCCGTTTTCAACATTCTCATCATTGATTCAAATTTCCATCCTGATTGAATTACTTCTAACATTGATCTTAAACATTCGATAAATGGATGGTATGCCATTTTCTTTTTAGCATCATGGTTATAAGCAATATCAAAATGCGGTAACACTGTTTCTATCAATTGTTCATAACTTGGATCTCTATATAATATTGCGATGTCTTTATAAGAAATATCATATTCTCTTGATCGTCTTAAAATTTCTCTCGCAACATATTGAACTTCTTCTCGCATATTAGATGCTTCTACAATCGATAAATGTTCATGATTTTTTTTATTTGGGATGAGTGCATCAAATTGACTTTCTATATGCTTCAAATCTTGATTATCATCGAATCGTTTCGTTTCTTTAAAATGCGTCTTTTGAATTGAAATATTTAAGTTATGCGCGATATCTTCCAAGTGACTCAATGTCTCTGATGTCTTTCTAAACAAACTAAATGGATCCTTACTTCCATCTGTCGTTAATCCAACCGTCACTGATTTACTATTTTTCACTAATGCTTCGATAACACGATATTCTAATGTTGAAAAGTTATGGAATCCATCAATATAAATATCCGCATCTTTTATAAATGATGAAGATGGTGCCTTCTCGATTAATTTATATAGAATATCTTCAGCTTGTACAAATCTTCCTTCAAGTTGATTTTCCAATGCACGATAAATCATTTCAATATCATTCAATTTATCTTTCATTCTGACAGGAATCGTCGTACTTTGATCTAAATACGCTAAAATATCATCAGGTTGAACGTTATATTTTTTAAAGTCTTTAATTTCATTCATCATTTTATGGCTGAAGCCATAATGTTGAATCGTTGATTGATATAAATTTAATTGTTGTTTATGTGTATGTAATAAATGGTAAGTCAACATTTCTAAAGCTTCATCAGAAATTTGTTGCTCTATTAATCCACCTTCTTCACTTAATACTCTCCAACTCAATCTCTCAAAACCGAATACAGATGTACGAATACTCCCTTTCAACTTTGGATTGCGAACGAAAGCTTGTTCATATTGAAAAGTATTTTGTGTCGGCGTTAAAAATATAATCGGATTTCCTAATGGATCTCCAATCATTTCTTCAGTCATGTGTTGAATCATTTGGCTCGTTTTCCCTGTGCCACTTCGACCAGTCCATACATTAAGTTGCATCTATTCAACCTCCCTTACAATTTTTCTCATGTATATATTTTAACATAAAAATAACGCCTCACTTAACGATATAAGCGAGGCGTTAGCCATTCAAATATTAATTTGTTGACGGATCAAAATTATAATGGAATTGATTGATTGGCCAGAATCTTAATGCAACTTCTCCAACAATTACATCTCGGTTAATTAAACCAAATGAACGTCCATCTTTACTTACTTCACGGTTATCACCTAGTACTAAGTATTCATCTTTTGGAATTTTATTAACACCATTAGAGTTGACTAAATCTTTAACTTGGAAATTCTCAGTTAATAAATCACGAGATTTATTTGCTTTATTTTGTTTCAAGTATTCTTCTGGTACTTTCTTACCATTAACATACAGTTGATCATTTTCATATTTAACTGTGTCACCAGGCATACCAATCACACGTTTTACATAGTCATCATTTTCATTTGCATGGAAGACGATAACATCACCATGATCAATTTTTCCTACGTTATATCCGATTTTGTTCACAATTACTTTTTCATTATTTTTCAATGTCGGATACATTGAATCTCCAGAGACTGTGTAAGTTACAAACAAGAATTTTTGTATAAGTAGTACACAAGCAACGGCAACAGCGATTGCTATAACCCACTCAAATATTTCTTTTTTCAAACATGCCACCTCATTATTTTTATTTATCGAATTTTACATCTATTTGGTTAAATGGATAATATCTCAAATTCACTTTACCAACTATTTCTTTTTCAAGAACAAATCCAATTTCTCTTGAATCTCTACTATTGTTACGGTTATCACCTAAAACTAAATATTCGTCTTTAGGTATAACGTCACTCTTAGAGCCTTGAATGGTTCTTGTACTGAAATCATCAGTTATTTCTTTGTCTTTTAAATACTTTTCTTTCACAAGTGTACCATTAATATACAATTTGCTGTCTTTCATTTCAACCGTGTCGCCTGGCAAACCGATAACTCTTTTAATATAGTCTTGGTTTTTATTAGCATGAAAAACAATAACATCACCATTATCAATTTGTCCAATATTTTTCACTAATTTGTTTACAATCAAACGATCACCGTTATGAAATGTCGGTTCCATTGAATGACCATCAACAACATAGCTAATGAATAAAAATGTTCTCACGACAAACAATATTACTAGCGCAAAAATAATAGCCAAAAACCATTCGAGTATTTTTCTCATTATGAACTCCTATTTTTTAAGCGATTATCAAAATATTTTTCTAGGCCTTTTCCAACTAACCATAGTATAAATATAATCACGAGAACTATTATACTCTTTTTAGGACTGGCAAAAAAGGAATTTATATCAGACCCAATGTAACTCAATGTAAATATCATAATTGCTTTTGATAAAATTAATGCAATTAAATATACTTGTTTACTAATATGCGAGAATGCACTTACCATATTAACTAAGGCGCCTGGTGTAAACGGAAAACATAATAAAATAAATAATGGTCCAAATCCATGACTATCTATCCAATGTATAAATCTGACGACTTTTGGTTGCTCGACGACTTTAACCATAAACGGCTTTTTAGAAATCAATCTAAAAATTAAAAAGACGAGATAACTCCCAGTCACAGTACCTGCCCATGTAATGATAAAGCCTAATAACAATCCATAAGCATTCACATTAACAATCACAAATAGAATAATTGGAAGAAATGGAATAAATGCTTCTATAAATGGAAGCAAGAATGCTATAAATATACCAAACGATCTAAACGTTTCAATTAAGTGAGTAATATTCTCCTCACTAAACCAGTTTAAAATATCTTGAAATACCATGTGACGCAACTTCCTTCATAAATTTATATATAGTATACCCATAATTTTAGAAATATTAAAGCAAATTGACATACGCAAATAGTCGTAGAGACAAGGATGAATTAGGTCATTTGATGAAAATGAATGATAGGGAGAATGAAGTGAGTTGGAGGTGAGGTTTTATTTAGTATTGATATGGTATTGAGTTGGTATTCTGTTTTTCGGCTCAGTTTTTTCCAGTACTGAGCCGGTATTCCCGTTTTCATCTATAATTAATATTCGTTTTCGCGTTCAATGTATATATATTTACTAGCTTTATTTTGTCCTACTCTTGAGAAGTGACTATATAAGATACGCTTAAGTGCTGCTTTTGAAATCCCTGTCCATTCCACTGAATCTTTAACTGAAATTGGTTTACCTTTCAATATATATAGCTCTTTTAGTGCTTGTATAATTAAATGGTTCCTACCTATCTTATCACCGCATTTATTACATTTCACATATTTCTTTTGGTCAAAAAACATATTAGGTTCTATTAATTTTTTACACTTAATACATTTAATACCGGTGTTAACTTGATCGAAATCTACTAACTTATAATTATCAAATTGAGACAAGAACGGCTGATTCAATGATTTTAACATTTCATATATCATTTGGTTTTCACCATACTTAAAATTTGTACCGAGTATATTGTCCAATTTATACAATTCACTTCTTAATAAAATATTCACTCTTTTTCTTAAATCACCATGTAAAGTAAATGTTGGATTTATAAATACTATGTAACTTTTCACTTCTCTATCTATTTTAAGTTTATCTATCATCCTTACCAATCCATCATTGGCCACTTCAAATTGATTTATTAAATCTTTCGATACAAATCCAGTACTTCTATATAATTTTTGTTTCTCATAAAAGTAGTCCCCGGAAAAATTTTTAATTTCAAATTGAATGATAGTTTCATCATTTATCACTATAAAATCAAATTGAATTTTATTTTGATTTTTGATTTGTAAATCATGAATCCACCAACAATCTGTGGTTTCATGCAATAATCGTGCAAATTCAGATTCAACATCATAACCTAGTTTCATTACTGCATAAGTTTCTTCCATCTCCTTTGGTAAGTGTTCAATTTTTCCCTGCAGTGCTTCAATATAATTGAATATTTGTGGTTTTTGCAATTTCATAAAAAATACACCTCATTTTTTCAAAAAATTTTCCTCAAAAACAAAAAAAGTCCTCCGAATTAAATTCGGGGACTTTTATTTCGTACGTCATTTTTATATTATAGTCTTTCTTCTAATTCTTTTTTAAGATCTTCAAATCCTGGTTTACCAAGTAGCGCGAACATATTTTGTTTATATGCTTCTACGCCTGGTTGGTTAAATGGATTTACGCCTAATAAATATCCGCTCATTGCACATGCTAATTCGAAGAAGTATACAACATAACCGAATGTATATGCATCTAACTGAGGTACTTTAACAACTAAGTTTGGTACTCCACCATCAGTATGTGCTAATAATGTTCCTTGGAATGCTTTCGTATTAACAAAATCAACTGTTTCGCCAGCTAAGAAATTCAATCCATCTAAATCATCTTTATCTTCTTCTATTGTAATATCGTGTTTAGGTGATTCAACTTTAACAACTGTTTCAAATAGGAAACGGCGTCCTTCTTGAACATATTGACCTAATGAATGTAAATCAGATGTGAAGTTGGCACTTGAAGGGTAAATTCCTTTGAAATCTTTACCTTCAGATTCACCGAATAATTGTTTCCACCATTCACTGAAGTATTGTAATGCTGGTTCATAATTAATCAGCATTTCTGTTGAATAACCTTTTGCATAAAGAATGTTTCGAATAGCTGCATATTGATATGCAATATTCTCTTCTAATTCTGATGATGATAAATCTTCACGTGCAGCAGCTGCCCCATTCATCATTTCTTGAATATCAATACCACTTGCAGCAATTGGTAATAATCCTACTGCAGTTAATACTGAATATCTTCCGCCTACATCGTCAGGTACAACAAATGTTTCATAACCTTCACCTGTTGCTAAGTCTTTTAATGCACCTTTTTCTTTATCAGTTGTAGCGAAGATACGATTTTTAGCTTCTTCTTTACCGTATTTTTCTTCTAATATTTTCTTGAATATTCTAAACGCTACTGCTGGTTCTGTAGTTGTACCAGATTTAGAAATAACATTAATAGAGAAGTCTTTTCCATCTATATAATTGATTAAATCGTGAACATATGATGATGATAAATGATGTCCTACGAAGATAATTTGTGGATGATCACCTTTTTCATAATTCGCAAATGTTGAGTTTAGCATTTCTACTGCCGCTCTTGCACCTAAGTATGAACCACCGATACCGATTACTAGTAATACTTCTGATTGTTCTTTAATACGTTTAGATGCAGCTAAGATACGATCGAATTCTTCTTTATCGTAATCAACAGGTAAATCAACCCATCCTAAAAAGTCACTACCTGCACCTGTCTTTTCATGTATAACATGATGTATATTTTTTACTAAATCACGAGATTGGTCTAATTCATGTTCACCAAAAAACGTTAATGCCTTTTTATAATCAAATTGAATATGTGTCATAATATCCTCCTATTTGTTTCATACATATATTTAATAGCACCTTTATTTTACTCTAGTTTTCATAGGCTTTCAATCTATAAAGAATGTTCTGCTCTTAAATGCATATTTATTTAATATTACTATTGAAAATTCATTTTCCATATGGTACTGTATGTTTATCGATTAAATATACAAAATATTAAATATTAATACAAAAGAGAGGTTTTAAGTTATGTCTAATAAAGTTGTTTTAGCTTATTCAGGTGGTTTAGATACAAGTGTTGCAGTGAAATGGTTGATTGAGAAAGGTTATACAATCGTTGCATGTTGCTTAGACGTTGGTGAAGGTAAAGATTTAGATTTAGTTCAACAAAAGGCTTTAGATATGGGCGCTGAACAGTCATATGTCATTGATGCCACTAAAGAATTTAGTGAAGACTTTGTTGGATATGCAATTAAAGGGAATACAATGTATGAAGGTAGCTATCCTTTAGTATCCGCTTTAAGTAGACCACTTATTTCTAAAAAATTAGTTGAAATTGCATTAAAAGAAGATGCAATTGCGATTGCTCATGGTTGTACTGGTAAAGGAAATGACCAAGTTCGTTTCGAAGTTGCTATTAAGTCACTTGCACCACACATTAAAGTGCTTGCACCTGTTCGTGAATGGTCATGGAGTCGTGAAGAAGAAATTGATTATGCAAAAAAACATAATATCCCTATTCCAATCAATTTAGACTCTCCTTATTCAATTGACCAAAATTTATGGGGTCGTAGTAATGAGTGTGGTATTTTAGAAGATCCTTTCGCTACACCACCAGAAGATGCATACGATTTAACAAATGCACTGGAAAATACACCTGACACAGCTGAAGAATTAGAACTTGAATTTGAAAATGGTTTACCAGTGTCTATTAATAACCAAGCTTATGATTTAGATCAATTGATTTTACATCTTAATGAAGTAGCTGGATTACACGGTATTGGAAGAATCGACCATGTTGAGAATCGTTTAGTTGGTATTAAATCACGTGAAGTTTATGAAACACCAGGTGCTAAAGTCATCATGGAAGCACATAAAGCGTTAGAAACAATTACTTTAACGAAAGATGTGGCACACTTTAAACCAATCATTGAAAAACAATTAGCTGAACAGATTTATAACGGTTTATGGTTCTCTCCTTTAACAGATAGCTTGAAACAATTTATAGATTCAACTCAAACTCAAGTTACTGGTACAGTACGTGTTAAATTATACAAAGGTAATGTTATTGTTAACGGACGTAAATCTCCGTACAGCTTATATAATGAAGCTTTAGCAACATATACTAAAGAAGATGCTTTCAACCAAGAAGCTGCTGTAGGATTTATCGAAATCTTTGGTTTACCTACTAAAGTTAAAGCATTGTTAGAAACTGAAGGTGTTTTAAAATGAGTAAAAAAGCTTGGGGAGGAAGATTCGAATCTAATCCCGAATCATGGGTAGATGCATTCAATGCATCTATCCATTTTGATAAAAATTTAATTGACCAAGATATTCAAGGAAGTATTGCACACGCAACAATGCTTGCTGAACAACAAATAATTGAACATGAAGAAGCCGAATTAATCATACAAGGATTAAAAGACATCAAAAAAGATTTTGAAAATGATCAATTAGAACTTTCAGAATCACTTGAGGATATTCACCTCAATATTGAACATGCATTAATTCAAAAGATTGGCCAAGTTGGAGGCAAATTGCATACTGGTAGAAGTAGAAATGACCAAGTCGCTACGGATATGCATTTATATACAAAAGAAAATGTACAAGAAATCATTGAGCTAGTAGAGTCACTTCAACAAGCAATCGTGACAATCGCAGATCAACATGTGCATACAATTATGCCTGGTTATACACATCTTCAAAGAGCTCAACCTATTTCATTTGCCCATCACATTATGACTTACTTTTGGATGCTTGAAAGAGATAAATCAAGATTTAACGATAGCATTAAACGTATAGATATCAGTCCACTTGGCGCCGCAGCTTTAAGCGGAACAACACATCCAATCGATAGACATCGTACTCAAGAATTACTTGAATTTGGTAGTTTATACGAGAACAGTCTAGATGCAGTTAGCGATCGTGATTATATCGTAGAAACATTGCATAACATTTCATTAACAATGGTTCATCTATCAAGATTTTCTGAAGAAATTATTTTTTGGTCAACAGACGAAGCCAAGTTCATCACTTTATCTGATAGTTTCTCTACAGGCTCATCAATTATGCCTCAAAAGAAAAACCCTGATATGGCAGAGCTAATCAGAGGTAAAGTTGGTAGAACAACTGGACATTTAATGAGTATGTTAGTTACGTTAAAAGGTCTCCCACTTGCTTACAATAAAGATATGCAAGAAGATAAAGAAGGTCTCTTCGATGCTATCCATACAATTAAAGGTTCTTTACGTATTTTTGAAGGTATGATTACAACAATGCAAGTCAATAAAGAACATTTAAATGAAACTGTTCATAAAGACTTTTCAAACGCTACAGAACTAGCCGACTATCTCGTTGAGCAGAATATCCCATTTAGAGAAGCACATGAAATCGTTGGTAAAATAGTACTATGGTGTATTCAAAATAATAAATATTTATTAGACGTACCATTAGAACAATATCAATCTTATAACAATAAAATTGAAGCTAACGTATATGACTATCTCAAACCAGAAAACTGTCTTAGCCGCCGTAAAAGTTACGGTTCAACCGGCCAAGAATCAGTTAAACACCAAATAAACGTAGCTAAACAATTATTATAATAGTAGAATCCTGGAATTAGTTGATTCCAGGATTTTTCGTATGTAGTGGTTAGTCGTAGTGGTTCGAAAATTAGGATCAGAATTCTGGATTATGATCGTTAGAACGCTGTAACTACCAGTATTCTGGATTATGACCGTTAGAACTCTGTAACGGACATTATTCCGAATTCTGTCCCTTAGAACTGTATAACGGACACTTCTCAGAATTTTGTCCCTTAGAACTCTGTAACGGACATTATTCCGAATTCTGTCCCTTAGAACTGTGTAACGGACATTATTCCGAATTCTGTCCTTTAGAACTGTGTAACGGACATTATTCCGAATTCTGTCCCTTAGAACTGTGTAACGGACATTATTCCGAATTCTGTCCCTTAGAACTGTGTAACGGACATTATTCCGAATTCTGTCCTTTAGAACTGTGTAACGGACATTATTCCGAATTCTGTCCTTTAGAACTGTGTAACGGACATTATTCCGAATTCTGTCCTTTAGAACTGTGTAACGGACATTATTCCGAATTCTGTCCTTTAGAACTGTGTAACGGACATTATTCCGAATTCTGACCTTTAGAATCATGTATCTAAAACTTCTCCGGAATTCTACATCATAATCCCCCACTCACTCCAACGCACACAATAAAAAAGGGAGCGGGACAGAAATCTAACTCATAAAAAAGATTTCGTAGTCCCGCCCTCGGCAAGGATGACTAGAGTTGAAAAAAGCTTGATACAAGCGCATTTTCAACTCTAGTCATCTACTACCAAGATACAAAAAAGAGACTGAGACATACATTATGTCCCAGCCTCTTCCTATTACAACAGTTTAAGCCCAACCTCTATATCGTGCCGCTTCTGCTGTACGTTTAATACCTACAATGTAAGCTGCTAAACGCATATCTATTCTTCTGTTTTCTGCTAAGTTATAAATTGTATCAAATGCTTTAACTAATTTTTCACGTAATTTTTCATTAACTTCTTCTTCTGTCCAATAATAACCTTGGTTATTTTGTACCCATTCGAAGTATGATACTGTTACGCCACCAGCACTTGCTAATACATCTGGTACTAATAAAACGCCACGTTCACTTAAAATCTTAGTTGCTGCCATTGTTGTCGGACCATTAGCTGCTTCAACTACGATTTCAGCTTTAATATCATTCGCATTTTCTTCAGTTATTTGATTAGATATTGCTGCTGGTACTAAAATGTCACAATCAATTTCAAATAATTCTTTGTTTGAAATTGTTTCATCAAATAAGTTTGTAACTGTACCGAAACTATCACGACGATCTAATAAATAATCGATATCTAAACCTTCTGGATCATGTAAAGCACCGTAAGCATCTGAGATACCTACAACTTTAGCGCCTTCGTCATATAAGAATTTCGCTAAGAAACTACCTGCATTACCGAAACCTTGGATCACGACTCTAGAACCTTTAATTGTTTTCCCACGTCTTTTTGCTGCTTGTTCAATCGCGATAACTACACCTAATGCAGTTGAACGGTCTCTACCTTGTGAACCACCTAATACGATTGGTTTACCAGTAATGAAACCTGGAGAATTAAATTCATCCATTTGACTATATTCGTCCATCATCCAAGCCATGATTTGTGAGTTTGTGAAAACATCAGGCGCTGGAATATCTTTTGTTGGACCTACAATTTGAGAAATTGCACGAACATAACCACGAGATAATCTTTCAACTTCGTGAATACTCATTTGTCGTGGATCACAAACAATACCACCTTTACCGCCACCATAAGGTAAATCAACAATGCCACATTTTAAAGTCATCCACATTGATAATG
The Mammaliicoccus sp. Dog046 genome window above contains:
- the addB gene encoding helicase-exonuclease AddAB subunit AddB, encoding MQLNVWTGRSGTGKTSQMIQHMTEEMIGDPLGNPIIFLTPTQNTFQYEQAFVRNPKLKGSIRTSVFGFERLSWRVLSEEGGLIEQQISDEALEMLTYHLLHTHKQQLNLYQSTIQHYGFSHKMMNEIKDFKKYNVQPDDILAYLDQSTTIPVRMKDKLNDIEMIYRALENQLEGRFVQAEDILYKLIEKAPSSSFIKDADIYIDGFHNFSTLEYRVIEALVKNSKSVTVGLTTDGSKDPFSLFRKTSETLSHLEDIAHNLNISIQKTHFKETKRFDDNQDLKHIESQFDALIPNKKNHEHLSIVEASNMREEVQYVAREILRRSREYDISYKDIAILYRDPSYEQLIETVLPHFDIAYNHDAKKKMAYHPFIECLRSMLEVIQSGWKFESMMRMLKTGILTSHIPNADYLIDILENYAFERGISGRRWTNPDYFTIESFEKLGKKTLKKEASSITEEDQKTIQSVIQLKDFVVNKVERLAQALSECDTVEQFTMNLYDIIEQFELPTHLMTLRDELEIKHQFEEAEQIDQVWQGTIRIFDDIVEVLGNTSLSLNEYIEILDRGMDELEFSMIPQTLDEVTVGNMDLAKVDNKEIVFLLGMNDGVLPKASNQMLLLTDDEKKELAESSGLELSPTSDILQMDEAFVCYIAMTRAKRDVVFTYSLMSDSGEVREKSPFIETIESLFTDLKVQSLKENIETNPIQLIEHEHQSQMHIFEQLNDWLNDEIVNDIWLDAFHASQSLHHLDHTMQFLASALTYKNDTVQLNNDVSEQLYGDKINASVSRFETYNQCPFKHYVSHGLRLNERSKYQIQSVDIGNIFHQTLKYISDEVNGDFSKLSTQNMMRLINEAIDESLPKIQFDLLNRTAHYRYLKLRIQNILKSTLEAMKYQTGHSKFKAYQFELNFGSTANHQLKTTPLETKRHVPINIRGQIDRLDVYKAKEQDYVSIIDYKSSETSLDLTKVLYGMQMQMFTYLDVVLQNKEILKLQPQVSPGALLYFHVHEPEIKAKRWGDIPAVEEIQKQTIEKFKMDGYVNKNPEVVEALDYKLEEQLKSDMIPVTRKKNGELYSYSKALDEELFYKLIDKNRENFVETATQIMDGHTEVAPMKYQKRLPCQFCEYKSVCHIDPITDTEQYREIDHTLSKDELISLLREEEDE
- the lepB gene encoding signal peptidase I, which produces MKKEIFEWVIAIAVAVACVLLIQKFLFVTYTVSGDSMYPTLKNNEKVIVNKIGYNVGKIDHGDVIVFHANENDDYVKRVIGMPGDTVKYENDQLYVNGKKVPEEYLKQNKANKSRDLLTENFQVKDLVNSNGVNKIPKDEYLVLGDNREVSKDGRSFGLINRDVIVGEVALRFWPINQFHYNFDPSTN
- the lepB gene encoding signal peptidase I produces the protein MRKILEWFLAIIFALVILFVVRTFLFISYVVDGHSMEPTFHNGDRLIVNKLVKNIGQIDNGDVIVFHANKNQDYIKRVIGLPGDTVEMKDSKLYINGTLVKEKYLKDKEITDDFSTRTIQGSKSDVIPKDEYLVLGDNRNNSRDSREIGFVLEKEIVGKVNLRYYPFNQIDVKFDK
- a CDS encoding TVP38/TMEM64 family protein — its product is MVFQDILNWFSEENITHLIETFRSFGIFIAFLLPFIEAFIPFLPIILFVIVNVNAYGLLLGFIITWAGTVTGSYLVFLIFRLISKKPFMVKVVEQPKVVRFIHWIDSHGFGPLFILLCFPFTPGALVNMVSAFSHISKQVYLIALILSKAIMIFTLSYIGSDINSFFASPKKSIIVLVIIFILWLVGKGLEKYFDNRLKNRSS
- a CDS encoding nuclease-related domain-containing protein — encoded protein: MKLQKPQIFNYIEALQGKIEHLPKEMEETYAVMKLGYDVESEFARLLHETTDCWWIHDLQIKNQNKIQFDFIVINDETIIQFEIKNFSGDYFYEKQKLYRSTGFVSKDLINQFEVANDGLVRMIDKLKIDREVKSYIVFINPTFTLHGDLRKRVNILLRSELYKLDNILGTNFKYGENQMIYEMLKSLNQPFLSQFDNYKLVDFDQVNTGIKCIKCKKLIEPNMFFDQKKYVKCNKCGDKIGRNHLIIQALKELYILKGKPISVKDSVEWTGISKAALKRILYSHFSRVGQNKASKYIYIERENEY